Proteins from one Emys orbicularis isolate rEmyOrb1 chromosome 2, rEmyOrb1.hap1, whole genome shotgun sequence genomic window:
- the TOMM7 gene encoding mitochondrial import receptor subunit TOM7 homolog, with product MPKLSKEAKQRLQQLFQGSQFAIRWGFIPVVLYLGFKRGADPGMPEPTILSLLWG from the exons ATGCCGAAGCTGAGCAAAGAGGCCAAGCAGCGGCTGCAGCAGCTCTTCCAGGGCAGCCAGTTCGCGATCCGCTGGGGCTTCATCCCCGTCGTGCTCTATCTAG GTTTTAAGAGAGGTGCAGATCCTGGAATGCCGGAGCCAACTATTTTGAG TCTACTTTGGGGATGA